The following proteins are co-located in the Nomia melanderi isolate GNS246 chromosome 1, iyNomMela1, whole genome shotgun sequence genome:
- the LOC116430416 gene encoding tRNA pseudouridine(38/39) synthase, whose translation MSNMYEEKDEEKTQKIKLTKDLELLDKSELIQKIMLLEESNKQLKTIINKLSGKSKDGNIVCKSKKPFNFENCTKRHILLKFYYLGWDYSGFVVQENIDNTIEHHLFTALIKSCCIQSRETSNYHRCGRTDKGVSSFSQVISLDVRSKLKLEDQHKLEEELPYCKMLNRLLPSNIRCIAWCPVPNDFSARFNCKFRTYKYFFPRGKLNIDAMNKAIKYTIGEHDFRNICKMDVANGVINYKRTVLDAKVFLHTSNFRNVSAYDICEMNIKSHAFLWHQIRCLMGILLLVGEGKEQPEVILELIDIVNCPRKPQYNLAHELPLNLWYCEYEHNEWYSDKEELINIIKTLQKDWTINTIKSVMIENMLSDLENSMNRTDLSFQSDPLLVGVQSKVYQPLMKRVTCDSLETKIKHYENKRRKKE comes from the coding sequence atGTCAAATATGTATgaagaaaaagatgaagaaaaaaCTCAAAAAATAAAGTTAACAAAAGATTTAGAGTTACTTGATAAGTCAGAATTGATACAGAAAATAATGCTGTTGGAGGAAAGTAACaaacaattgaaaacaattattaataaattaagtgGAAAATCCAAAGATGGAAATATTGTGTGTAAATCGAAAAAaccatttaattttgaaaattgtactAAGCGacatattcttttaaaattttattatctggGATGGGATTACAGCGGATTTgttgtacaagaaaacattgataataCTATAGAACATCATCTATTCACAGCACTGATAAAGAGCTGTTGTATACAGTCACGAGAAACTTCAAATTATCATCGATGTGGTAGAACTGACAAAGGTGTTAGTTCTTTTTCACAAGTCATTTCTTTAGATGTAAGAAGCAAATTAAAACTCGAAGATCAGCATAAATTAGAGGAAGAACTACCATATTGCAAGATGTTAAATAGGCTGTTACCTTCAAATATAAGATGTATTGCATGGTGTCCAGTACCAAATGATTTCTCTGCTAGATTTAATTGCAAGTTTCGAACATACAAGTACTTCTTTCCAagaggaaaattaaatatagatgCTATGAATAAAGCAATTAAATATACTATAGGAGAGCATGACTTCCGAAATATCTGTAAAATGGATGTTGCGAAtggtgtaattaattataaaaggaCAGTGCTCGATGCAAAAGTGTTCCTACATACATCAAATTTTAGAAATGTTTCAGCATATGATATAtgtgaaatgaatataaaaagtcATGCATTTCTGTGGCATCAAATTCGATGTTTAATGGGTATTCTTTTGCTTGTTGGTGAAGGAAAAGAACAGCCAGAAGTCATTCTGGAGCTTATAGACATTGTGAATTGTCCTCGAAAACCGCAATACAATTTGGCTCATGAATTACCATTAAACCTTTGGTATTGTGAATACGAGCATAATGAATGGTACAGTgataaagaagaattaataaatataataaaaactctACAAAAAGATTGGACCATCAATACAATAAAATCAGTTATGATAGAGAATATGTTGTCAGATTTGGAAAATTCAATGAATCGTACAGATTTATCATTTCAAAGTGATCCTTTATTGGTAGGAGTGCAGTCTAAAGTATATCAACCACTTATGAAGAGAGTTACTTGTGACAGTTtagaaactaaaataaaacattatgagaacaaaagaagaaaaaaagaataa